One Polaribacter reichenbachii genomic window, TGAACTTTCTATGTTTGATGTATCAAAAGCTACAATTCCATCAAAATCATCATCACATTCTTCTTGAATTGATACAATATTTGCAGTTGGTACTGTATTTACAGTAAAATTTATTGTAGTTTCATCATAACATTTTCCATCAAGATCAATAGAATTTGAGTTTTCTATTCTTGCGATAACATTTTGAGTTTTAGTTTTAAATGGATTTTGGAGTGGACTTGACAATTGCACGCCATTTTCATCAAAATAAGTAACAGTAACATCAGTTTGATTACCAATAATAGTGTTATGTATTGTTGATGTATCAAAAGCAAAAAATCCATCTTTATCATTATCACACTCAGGATTTACAGTTACAGGGTTTGCAATAGGAACTTTTTCAACATTTAAAGAAATATGAGCACCTAAACCCAAACAGTCATTATCAACTTTACTATCAACTCTAATGTAAATATTTTGTTGATTAGGGTATCCTATATTTTGATAATTTGTTATATCAGATATCATATTTTCTTCAGCCAAAGCATCTTCTTCATTTCTATAATAATTGATGATTAATTGTTGATTTACAGGAAAAATATTGATAATATCATTGGTAACATCACTAAAATTAAAAGTTGCAATTCCGTCTGTAAGATTAGTTCCATCGTCACATTGATAATAGGATTTTAATAATGCTGCCGGAATTTGAGTTGTAGATACATACAAATTTACTTCACTAACCTCATAACAACCATTTTCATTTTCTATTCTTGCCCAAATTTTATCTATACTAACAGTTTCGTTTTGATAATTGGTAGTGTTAGTTATTTCTGAGCTGCTATTTTCTGCATCAATTTTTTCTTCGTGAAATGTAATGGTATAATTTTCTGGGTTTGTAATGATTTCTTCTTTTACTTCATTTAAATTAAAAAAACTAAAACCGTTAATATCAGAATTATCACATTGTTTTAGAGCTACAGAAGGGTTGATGTTTGGAGTATCAAAAATTTCTATTTCTTTAGGAATTGTATAACTGGTATTATCTATATGAACAACTTCTGCTGTTACATTGTAAATTCCTGCTGATGTAAATTGATGGTCAACATCAATAGAAGTTGCTGTATTATTTGTGCCAGAACTTGGGTCATCAAAATGCCAAACTACAGATTTTATTTCTGATTGGTTGGTTAAGCTAAGATCGTTTGAAAAGTTAATGCAGTTATTGTTATTTGTAATTTCGAAAGGTAAGATTGTTTTTGCTTCTCCATTAACAGTTACAAAGAAATTAGTATTTGCTTTACCTAAATCAGCAGTGTTTTTAAATTCATTAAAAGGAGGGCAACCTCCATTATATGATTTAAACCAAGAAATTCCATTATCTTGTTTTGTACCAGCAGCGAAAGCAACAGCAGAACTAGATAAACTGGAGAGTTGTTTAACTTCAACAAGAATTTTTTTTACATTGGCATCAACTACGATTGGATTATCAAAATAAATAATAGAAATATGAGCGTTTTGAGGGCTTGCAAATTGACTTTTACTTTTACTTTTACCAATCAAATTAGTTTCAGAAAATGAATTTGGAAAGTTATCATCAATTTCATAAATATTAAATTCTACATTTGTATCCCATTCATTAGATTCGACTAAACCAATTTGACCTGATTTTATGATATATTCTTCGTTTTCTGTTATTCCAAAATCTGATAAAGTAAAAGATTTTGACCAACTAACTCCACCCCAACTGCAACCGTAAATACCTGTTTCAAAAACTTCATCAGTGATATTAGAAGATAATGTTAAATTTGATTTTGTATTTATTAAGCTTCTTTTTTCACCAGTAACATTTATAAAAAAATTTGCATTCGGTTTAGGAGAATTTAACTTATCTGTTGTGATGTAAGTATAATGTTCTCTACAACCATAAAACCAAGAAAAATCATTGTCTTGTGCAGTACCAGCAATTAAAACTTTTTTATAATCTGGATTATAAATATCTTCAGATTGTGTTACGGTTACTAATATTTTAGTTGTTTTAGAAGGTATAACTACAGGTCTTGAAAAGG contains:
- a CDS encoding T9SS type B sorting domain-containing protein, with product MKKLLLPLILLFCLNLLSQITLTHNVGNTPIKTDWESCDYEESWARTFTLSDFGVTTSDQLIIKSGQTAISNSYNGARISFAVFSIDDNFPNSNKVYLGGGSITAPEIGNNPKIIDITFSRPVVIPSKTTKILVTVTQSEDIYNPDYKKVLIAGTAQDNDFSWFYGCREHYTYITTDKLNSPKPNANFFINVTGEKRSLINTKSNLTLSSNITDEVFETGIYGCSWGGVSWSKSFTLSDFGITENEEYIIKSGQIGLVESNEWDTNVEFNIYEIDDNFPNSFSETNLIGKSKSKSQFASPQNAHISIIYFDNPIVVDANVKKILVEVKQLSSLSSSAVAFAAGTKQDNGISWFKSYNGGCPPFNEFKNTADLGKANTNFFVTVNGEAKTILPFEITNNNNCINFSNDLSLTNQSEIKSVVWHFDDPSSGTNNTATSIDVDHQFTSAGIYNVTAEVVHIDNTSYTIPKEIEIFDTPNINPSVALKQCDNSDINGFSFFNLNEVKEEIITNPENYTITFHEEKIDAENSSSEITNTTNYQNETVSIDKIWARIENENGCYEVSEVNLYVSTTQIPAALLKSYYQCDDGTNLTDGIATFNFSDVTNDIINIFPVNQQLIINYYRNEEDALAEENMISDITNYQNIGYPNQQNIYIRVDSKVDNDCLGLGAHISLNVEKVPIANPVTVNPECDNDKDGFFAFDTSTIHNTIIGNQTDVTVTYFDENGVQLSSPLQNPFKTKTQNVIARIENSNSIDLDGKCYDETTINFTVNTVPTANIVSIQEECDDDFDGIVAFDTSNIESSVIGTQTNLIVKYFDENNNLLPSPLTNPFNTASQTIRVRLENPIYDICFEETTIDFVVREKPTVNLITEDIICITNNSQLEIKVDNPNSDYSYTWRDENNNIVSNSFSTTVFKGGIYNVIATSKYGCDSDKEEIIIKESSVSTITINDIEVQDDSENNFIKINTSNLGLGDYEFRLLDDNSNVIFDYQNNPSFENLEGGNYTLEINDLNNCGSVPFEISLISFPDYFTPNSDGNNDYWQIKGIKKSYYKEGTINIFNRYGKQIASFSINDLGWDGTYNGNLLGSNNYWFKAILVNQQNQIKSRTGNFSLIRK